A part of Salvelinus sp. IW2-2015 linkage group LG16, ASM291031v2, whole genome shotgun sequence genomic DNA contains:
- the yjefn3 gene encoding yjeF N-terminal domain-containing 3 — protein sequence MNHSSTEPAETIEPLRYLSKVETAAIETELLRDYRFGQQQLIEIWGHACAIAITKAFPLTSLAKKQPTVLVVCGPDQNGSIGLVCARHLRIFEYEPTIYYPKRTPNTIHQDFTVQCEKMDIPFLSYLPTEVQLINDAYNLVIDAILGPETDHTDVKEPYAGILVTLKQVKIPIASVDMPSGWDVDQVTSDGINPDVLISLTAPKKCATSFSGKHFLAGRFLPYDIQKKYDLNLPEYPGTDCLIEL from the exons TAAAGTGGAGACAGCAGCCATTGAGACAGAGCTGCTGAGGGACTACAGGTTTGGCCAGCAGCAGCTCATAGAGATCTGGGGGCATGCCTGTGCCATCGCCATCACCAAG GCCTTTCCTCTGACCTCCCTGGCTAAGAAGCAGCCGACAGTGTTGGTGGTCTGTGGTCCTGACCAGAATGGCTCCATCGGCCTTGTGTGTGCCCGCCACCTGCGCATATTC GAGTACGAGCCCACCATCTACTATCCCAAACGCACTCCTAACACCATTCATCAGGACTTCACAGTTCAGTGTGAGAAGATGGACATCCCATTCCTCTCCTATCTCCCAACAGAG GTGCAGCTGATCAATGATGCCTATAACCTGGTGATCGATGCCATCCTGGGGCCAGAGACTGACCACACAGACGTGAAGGAGCCCTATGCTGGCATCCTAGTCACCCTCAAGCAGGTCAAGATCCCCATCGCCAGTGTGGACATGCCCTCAG GTTGGGATGTGGACCAGGTGACCTCAGATGGGATCAATCCAGACGTCCTCATCTCGCTCACGGCACCAAAGAAGTGCGCCACCAGCTTCTCGGGGAAGCACTTCTTAGCAGGACGCTTCCTGCCTTATGACATCCAAAAGAAATACGATCTGAACCTGCCAGAATACCCAGGCACAGACTGTCTTATAGAACTGTAA